Proteins from a single region of Hordeum vulgare subsp. vulgare chromosome 6H, MorexV3_pseudomolecules_assembly, whole genome shotgun sequence:
- the LOC123404575 gene encoding homeobox protein BEL1 homolog isoform X3 — protein MALTSPLPQWNPANSRGVRAGVQQVPGRGERVHVPVLLQERPKKPRLVGRAGAEPREVHPRRRDRLIVAVAQRSGDASSLADKERSWESSFIQKHWALQQLWRGDQQSWRPQRGLSEKSVAVLKAWMFENILRPSCQVPQGPREGHAGGEERAEQEPACATSEV, from the exons ATGGCCTTGACGAGCCCGCTGCCGCAGTGGAACCCCGCGAACTCGCGTGGAGTCCGTGCTGGTGTACAGCAGGTCCCCGGCCGCGGCGAGCGAGTACATGTGCCCGTCCTCCTTCAGGAACGACCCAAGAAGCCCCGTCTCGTCGGCCGCGCCGGCGCCGAGCCCCGGGAGGTTCACCCACGGCGACGCGACCGCCTGATCGTGGCGGTGGCGCAGAGGTCTGGGGATGCGTCGTCGCTGGCGGACAAGGAGCGGAGCTGGGAGTCGTCCTTCATCCAGAAGCACTGGGCACTGCAGCAGCTCTGGCGCGGCGACCAGCAGTCCTGGCGGCCCCAGCGCGGCCTGTCGGAGAAATCCGTCGCCGTGCTCAAAGCCTGGATGTTCGAGAACATCCTCCGCCC CTCATGCCAGGTACCCCAAGGACCACGAGAAGGAcatgccggcggcgaggagcgggCTGAGCAGGAGCCAG CATGTGCAACGTCCGAGGTTTAG
- the LOC123404575 gene encoding homeobox protein BEL1 homolog isoform X1, which yields MALTSPLPQWNPANSRGVRAGVQQVPGRGERVHVPVLLQERPKKPRLVGRAGAEPREVHPRRRDRLIVAVAQRSGDASSLADKERSWESSFIQKHWALQQLWRGDQQSWRPQRGLSEKSVAVLKAWMFENILRPYPKDHEKDMPAARSGLSRSQHVQRPRFRLHTVGGEPCSVNVPFCVTPTA from the exons ATGGCCTTGACGAGCCCGCTGCCGCAGTGGAACCCCGCGAACTCGCGTGGAGTCCGTGCTGGTGTACAGCAGGTCCCCGGCCGCGGCGAGCGAGTACATGTGCCCGTCCTCCTTCAGGAACGACCCAAGAAGCCCCGTCTCGTCGGCCGCGCCGGCGCCGAGCCCCGGGAGGTTCACCCACGGCGACGCGACCGCCTGATCGTGGCGGTGGCGCAGAGGTCTGGGGATGCGTCGTCGCTGGCGGACAAGGAGCGGAGCTGGGAGTCGTCCTTCATCCAGAAGCACTGGGCACTGCAGCAGCTCTGGCGCGGCGACCAGCAGTCCTGGCGGCCCCAGCGCGGCCTGTCGGAGAAATCCGTCGCCGTGCTCAAAGCCTGGATGTTCGAGAACATCCTCCGCCC GTACCCCAAGGACCACGAGAAGGAcatgccggcggcgaggagcgggCTGAGCAGGAGCCAG CATGTGCAACGTCCGAGGTTTAGACTTCACACGGTCGGAGGTGAGCCCTGCAGCGTCAACGTGCCCTTTTGTGTGACGCCGACGGCTTag
- the LOC123404575 gene encoding uncharacterized protein LOC123404575 isoform X2: MALTSPLPQWNPANSRGVRAGVQQVPGRGERVHVPVLLQERPKKPRLVGRAGAEPREVHPRRRDRLIVAVAQRSGDASSLADKERSWESSFIQKHWALQQLWRGDQQSWRPQRGLSEKSVAVLKAWMFENILRPSCQVPQGPREGHAGGEERAEQEPGTILMLFGTRADPQSVRSLACVTLSA, encoded by the exons ATGGCCTTGACGAGCCCGCTGCCGCAGTGGAACCCCGCGAACTCGCGTGGAGTCCGTGCTGGTGTACAGCAGGTCCCCGGCCGCGGCGAGCGAGTACATGTGCCCGTCCTCCTTCAGGAACGACCCAAGAAGCCCCGTCTCGTCGGCCGCGCCGGCGCCGAGCCCCGGGAGGTTCACCCACGGCGACGCGACCGCCTGATCGTGGCGGTGGCGCAGAGGTCTGGGGATGCGTCGTCGCTGGCGGACAAGGAGCGGAGCTGGGAGTCGTCCTTCATCCAGAAGCACTGGGCACTGCAGCAGCTCTGGCGCGGCGACCAGCAGTCCTGGCGGCCCCAGCGCGGCCTGTCGGAGAAATCCGTCGCCGTGCTCAAAGCCTGGATGTTCGAGAACATCCTCCGCCC CTCATGCCAGGTACCCCAAGGACCACGAGAAGGAcatgccggcggcgaggagcgggCTGAGCAGGAGCCAGGTACGATTCTCATGCTTTTTGGCACGCGAGCAGATCCACAGTCTGTCCGCTCCCTTGCATGTGTGACCCTAAGCGCTTGA